Proteins co-encoded in one Deinococcus metalli genomic window:
- a CDS encoding universal stress protein — protein sequence MYQHIVVTTDGTDIDHAAVRHAAGLSRTLNATLTLLHIIPDAHRELSSGTALSVSAEQTEQAWARQGEAALHDGQLDAAGAPLLALQRPALGLDVPHAILREAAALNADLIVMATHGRAGLAHFILGSVAERVVHAADVPVLLIRHSP from the coding sequence ATGTACCAGCACATCGTGGTGACCACAGACGGCACCGACATCGACCACGCAGCGGTGCGCCACGCTGCCGGCCTGAGCCGCACCCTGAACGCCACGCTCACGCTGCTGCACATCATTCCCGATGCCCACCGGGAACTGAGCAGCGGCACCGCCCTGAGCGTGAGCGCTGAGCAGACCGAACAGGCCTGGGCAAGACAGGGGGAGGCGGCGCTCCATGATGGGCAACTGGATGCCGCTGGCGCACCCCTGCTCGCCCTGCAGCGTCCCGCCCTGGGCCTCGACGTTCCCCACGCCATCCTCCGCGAGGCGGCCGCCCTGAACGCCGATCTGATCGTGATGGCCACCCACGGCCGCGCCGGCCTGGCGCACTTCATTCTCGGGAGTGTCGCGGAGCGGGTCGTCCACGCCGCTGACGTGCCGGTGCTGCTGATCCGCCACTCGCCATGA
- a CDS encoding YeeE/YedE family protein, which translates to MTDLLDLLRSPWPWYVAGPLIGLTVPLLLLLGNKSFGISANLRHGCAILLPDAVKPSFFRYNWRAEAWNLMFAAGLILGGLLAGLMFANPEPTRLSAAAVQSVQHLGVTVQPGLVLAALTDLSRPGVWLLLTVSGLLVGFGTRYGGGCTSGHAITGLSTLQGPSMIATASFFAGGILSANLLLPVFMAVIR; encoded by the coding sequence ATGACTGATCTGCTCGACCTGCTCCGCTCGCCCTGGCCCTGGTACGTCGCCGGCCCCCTGATCGGGCTGACGGTTCCCCTGCTGTTGCTCCTTGGGAACAAGTCCTTTGGCATCTCCGCCAACCTCCGGCACGGCTGCGCCATCCTGCTGCCCGACGCGGTCAAGCCCAGCTTCTTCCGCTACAACTGGCGCGCCGAGGCGTGGAACCTGATGTTTGCGGCTGGACTGATTCTGGGGGGACTGCTCGCCGGCCTGATGTTCGCCAACCCAGAGCCCACCCGGCTGAGCGCCGCCGCTGTCCAGTCGGTGCAGCACCTGGGCGTCACGGTGCAGCCGGGCCTGGTGCTAGCAGCACTGACCGACCTGAGCCGCCCCGGCGTGTGGCTGCTCCTGACCGTCAGCGGGCTGCTGGTGGGCTTCGGGACGCGGTATGGGGGCGGCTGCACCAGCGGGCACGCCATCACGGGCCTGAGCACCCTACAGGGCCCCAGCATGATTGCCACCGCGTCGTTCTTCGCGGGCGGCATCCTGAGCGCCAATCTGCTACTGCCGGTGTTCATGGCGGTGATCCGGTGA
- a CDS encoding YeeE/YedE family protein, which yields MTPSTLPGVHDRAPTAARPALGLVVYLLAGLYFGVVLVKSEAASWYRIQEMFRFESIHMYGLIGSAVVTGMLTTALLRRLGARSLGGQVITVTAKERGWRRYVFGGLTFGLGWGLAGVCPGPILSLLGSGVWAMLVVLVAALAGTWLYGVLRDHLPH from the coding sequence GTGACGCCCTCCACTCTTCCTGGCGTGCACGACCGCGCCCCGACTGCGGCGCGCCCTGCACTGGGGCTCGTCGTCTACCTGCTGGCGGGCCTGTACTTCGGTGTCGTGCTGGTGAAAAGCGAGGCGGCGAGCTGGTACCGCATCCAGGAGATGTTCCGGTTCGAATCCATCCACATGTACGGCCTGATCGGCTCGGCCGTCGTGACGGGGATGTTGACCACCGCGCTGCTGCGCCGTCTGGGCGCGCGCAGCCTCGGTGGGCAGGTCATCACCGTCACCGCCAAGGAACGCGGGTGGCGTCGCTACGTCTTCGGTGGCCTGACCTTCGGCCTCGGCTGGGGGCTCGCAGGCGTGTGCCCCGGTCCGATCCTGAGCCTGCTCGGCAGCGGCGTGTGGGCCATGCTGGTCGTGCTCGTCGCCGCCCTGGCCGGCACGTGGCTGTACGGCGTGCTGCGCGACCACCTGCCACACTGA